The following proteins are co-located in the Trichormus variabilis 0441 genome:
- the psaB gene encoding photosystem I core protein PsaB, with protein sequence MATKYPKFSRDLAQDPTTRRIWYAIATGNDFESHDGITEENLYQKIFATHFGHVAIIFLWASSLLFHVAWQGNFEQWIKDPLHIRPIAHAIWDPHFGEPAIEAFSQGGANYPVNIAYSGVYHWWYTIGMRTNNDLYQGSIFLLLLAALFLFAGWLHLQPKFRPSLTWFKSAEPRLNHHLAGLFGVSSLAWAGHLIHVAIPESRGVHVGWRNFLTTLPHPAGLTPFWMGNWGVYAENADTTGHIFGTSQGAGTAILTFLGGFHPQTESLWLTDMAHHHLAIAVIFIIAGHMYRTNFGIGHSIKEMLNARQFFGIRTEGQFNLPHQGLYDTYNNSLHFQLSIHLAALGTALSLVAQHMYSLPPYAFIAKDFTTQAALYTHHQYIAGFLMVGAFAHAGIFWVRDYDPEQNQGNVLDRVLKHKEAIISHLSWVSLFLGFHTLGLYVHNDVVVAFGTPEKQILIEPVFAQFIQAAHGKLLYGMDTLLSNPDSIAYTAWPNHANVWLPNWLEAINSGTNSLFLTIGPGDFLVHHAIALGLHTTTLICVKGALDARGTKLMPDKKDFGFTFPCDGPGRGGTCQTSSWEQSFYLALFWMLNLLGWVTFYWHWKHLGVWQGNVAQFNENSTYLMGWFRDYLWANSAQLINGYNPYGTNNLSVWAWMFLFGHLVWATGFMFLISWRGYWQELIETLVWAHERTPLANLVRWKDKPVALSIVQGWLVGLAHFTVGYILTYAAFLIASTAGKFG encoded by the coding sequence ATGGCTACAAAATATCCTAAATTTAGCCGGGATCTGGCTCAAGATCCGACTACGCGTCGAATTTGGTATGCGATCGCCACGGGAAATGATTTTGAAAGTCATGATGGCATAACTGAGGAAAATCTCTACCAAAAGATTTTCGCTACTCACTTCGGTCATGTCGCCATCATTTTCTTGTGGGCATCAAGTCTTCTGTTCCACGTCGCCTGGCAAGGTAACTTTGAACAGTGGATAAAAGATCCACTCCATATTCGCCCCATTGCCCATGCCATTTGGGACCCCCATTTTGGTGAACCAGCCATAGAGGCTTTTAGCCAAGGTGGTGCTAACTATCCCGTAAATATTGCTTACTCTGGTGTTTATCACTGGTGGTATACCATCGGGATGCGGACGAATAACGACCTTTACCAAGGTTCTATTTTCCTGTTGCTTTTAGCAGCCTTATTTTTATTCGCAGGTTGGCTACACTTGCAACCCAAATTTCGTCCTAGCTTGACTTGGTTTAAGAGTGCTGAACCTCGTCTGAATCACCACTTAGCTGGTTTGTTTGGTGTTAGTTCCTTGGCTTGGGCCGGTCACTTGATTCACGTCGCCATCCCCGAATCTCGTGGGGTTCATGTGGGTTGGAGAAACTTTCTGACTACTTTGCCTCACCCAGCAGGTTTAACACCATTCTGGATGGGTAACTGGGGTGTGTATGCCGAAAATGCAGATACGACCGGGCATATTTTCGGCACATCCCAAGGTGCAGGAACCGCTATTTTGACTTTTTTGGGTGGTTTCCATCCCCAAACTGAATCGCTGTGGTTGACTGATATGGCGCATCACCATCTAGCGATCGCTGTTATCTTTATCATTGCCGGGCATATGTACCGGACTAACTTTGGCATTGGTCACAGCATCAAAGAGATGCTGAACGCCAGACAATTCTTTGGTATCCGTACTGAAGGACAGTTCAACTTACCCCATCAAGGGTTATACGACACTTATAACAACTCCTTGCACTTCCAATTATCCATACACTTGGCAGCGTTAGGGACTGCGTTGTCGTTAGTGGCGCAACATATGTACTCGCTGCCGCCTTACGCCTTTATAGCAAAGGACTTTACAACACAGGCGGCGCTATATACCCATCACCAGTACATTGCTGGGTTCTTGATGGTTGGCGCGTTTGCCCATGCTGGTATTTTCTGGGTACGAGACTACGACCCAGAACAAAATCAAGGTAACGTCCTTGACCGTGTACTGAAGCATAAAGAAGCGATTATCTCTCACCTAAGTTGGGTGTCGCTTTTCTTAGGCTTCCATACTCTAGGACTATACGTTCACAACGATGTTGTAGTTGCCTTTGGCACTCCAGAAAAGCAAATTTTGATTGAGCCGGTGTTTGCTCAATTCATCCAAGCTGCTCATGGCAAACTGCTTTATGGGATGGATACTTTATTATCTAACCCAGATAGTATTGCTTATACAGCTTGGCCAAACCACGCTAACGTCTGGTTGCCAAACTGGCTAGAGGCGATTAACTCCGGCACTAACTCTTTATTCTTGACCATTGGCCCTGGTGATTTCTTGGTACACCATGCGATCGCTCTCGGTTTGCATACCACCACCTTGATTTGTGTTAAGGGTGCGTTGGATGCCCGTGGTACTAAGCTGATGCCCGATAAGAAAGACTTCGGCTTCACCTTCCCCTGTGATGGGCCTGGCCGTGGTGGTACTTGCCAAACCTCCTCTTGGGAACAGTCTTTCTATCTGGCTCTCTTCTGGATGTTGAATCTCCTGGGCTGGGTAACTTTCTACTGGCATTGGAAGCATCTTGGGGTTTGGCAAGGTAACGTTGCTCAGTTCAACGAAAACTCCACATACCTGATGGGTTGGTTCCGTGATTACCTCTGGGCTAATTCGGCTCAGTTAATTAACGGTTACAATCCCTACGGCACAAATAATTTGTCTGTCTGGGCTTGGATGTTCCTGTTTGGACATTTAGTTTGGGCTACCGGTTTCATGTTCCTGATTAGCTGGCGTGGGTACTGGCAAGAGTTAATTGAAACTCTAGTTTGGGCGCACGAGCGCACGCCCCTAGCTAACTTAGTTCGTTGGAAAGATAAGCCAGTGGCTCTATCTATTGTGCAAGGTTGGTTAGTCGGTTTAGCTCACTTTACCGTTGGTTACATCCTTACCTATGCAGCATTCCTTATAGCCTCAACGGCTGGTAAATTTGGTTAA
- a CDS encoding DUF928 domain-containing protein, which produces MRLGYLASTLGLIALMTSGMWNSAYGITFTPPIDSGAPRQATGGASRGNLFTPNSRNAAPRQATGGASRGNLFTPNSRNAAPRQATGGASRGNLFTPNSRNAAPRHASGGASRGNLFTPNSRNAAPRQASGGASRGNLFTPASDKGAPQEASGGASRVGTYYLNPSIVGAAGPAALIALLPQSFYGTTVSERPTIMVYIPTTNAEEAVFSLKDEAGNTQYQTTIPVSGKAGVMGVRLPADAPALAVGKNYQWFLALKVDGKLNPSTPYVDGWIQRIQPTAELATAMQQRDALKLATAFGKSGVWYDCVETLATLHTSQPNNATIVKQWEELLSSVSLKEIVKAPLLASAN; this is translated from the coding sequence ATGAGACTTGGATATTTAGCTAGTACATTAGGCTTGATTGCTCTAATGACTAGCGGTATGTGGAATAGTGCCTACGGTATAACCTTTACCCCACCAATCGATAGCGGCGCTCCTAGACAAGCAACTGGAGGAGCTTCCAGAGGCAACCTCTTTACTCCCAATTCTCGCAATGCCGCTCCTAGACAAGCAACTGGAGGAGCTTCCAGAGGTAATCTCTTTACTCCCAATTCTCGCAATGCCGCTCCTAGACAAGCAACTGGAGGAGCTTCCAGAGGTAATCTCTTTACTCCCAATTCTCGCAATGCCGCTCCCAGGCACGCAAGTGGAGGAGCTTCCAGAGGTAATCTCTTTACTCCCAATTCTCGCAATGCTGCTCCTAGACAAGCAAGTGGAGGAGCTTCCAGAGGCAACCTCTTTACTCCCGCTTCTGACAAAGGCGCACCTCAAGAGGCAAGTGGAGGAGCTTCTCGCGTTGGTACTTACTACTTGAATCCTTCAATTGTGGGAGCGGCAGGTCCAGCAGCCCTAATTGCACTCTTACCCCAAAGCTTCTACGGCACCACGGTATCTGAGCGTCCCACCATTATGGTGTATATACCTACTACTAATGCAGAAGAGGCTGTCTTCAGTCTCAAGGATGAAGCCGGCAATACGCAGTATCAAACAACCATTCCTGTTTCTGGGAAAGCTGGGGTTATGGGAGTAAGATTACCAGCAGACGCACCAGCTTTAGCCGTAGGGAAGAACTATCAGTGGTTTCTGGCACTGAAGGTAGATGGAAAACTCAATCCTAGTACACCTTACGTTGATGGTTGGATTCAGCGCATCCAACCCACTGCTGAACTGGCAACAGCAATGCAGCAGAGGGATGCGTTGAAGTTGGCAACTGCTTTCGGTAAATCTGGCGTTTGGTATGACTGTGTAGAAACACTGGCTACCCTGCACACATCTCAACCCAATAATGCAACTATCGTCAAGCAATGGGAAGAACTCCTTTCTTCAGTTAGCTTGAAGGAGATTGTTAAAGCTCCGTTATTAGCATCTGCTAATTAA
- a CDS encoding CHAT domain-containing protein has protein sequence MIFPIKKNPWLYLCLSILSFCLAVTITPAKASIPLQTTLNVSLSTPQTTNGLEQGRNLYHAGRFAEAATTWQTAAQRYHIQGDRTNEALSLSYLSLAQQELNQWDIARQSIEQSVKILQTAQPSVDAIIWAQILNTQANLQLRTGKAENALEIWQQAQKYYEQAGDNVGSLGSQINQAQALQSLGFYRRSKQQLEILTQKLQEMPDSEVKVSGLRSLGLTLHAIGDNKSQLILEQSLATANKIDAKTHLSSILASLGKVASDFQDPEVALNYFEDAEKVATNPNESLQARLARFKLLIDYDKLEYAVPLAPQLQQQLSELPPSHSSLYAAINFVATLNRLEKPDQVLPIKDLAQLMALTVKSAQQIEDSPAQAYALYQWGQLYRRTKQWTEAKEVAQQSLNIARQLQADDIIAQSAWQVGQLFKQQGDRPKAITAYTEAVKSLKALRGDMVAVNPEVQFSFRESVEPVYRELVGLLLEEQPTQTALMQARELIESLQIAELDNFFREACLDKAQQIDKVDPTATVIYPIILSDRLAVILSQAGQPLRYYVTRKSQADIEQTLDNLLVALNPVSNSQDRVRLSQQVYDWLIRPAEAEQAFKNTKTLVFVLDGKLRNIPIAALFDGHQYLIEKYAVALSPGLQLIAAQSLEQNKIKAIIGGISESRSGFAALPAVESEVKQISQTIASSMLLNQKFTSQALADRIKSSYADVVHLATHGQFSSRIEDTFLLTWDGQVNVKELSELLKNRSGDSSKAIELLVLSACDTATGDDRAVLGLAGLAVKSGARSTIATLWPVKDKAAEMLMTRFYDQLRKPKITKAEALRQAQINLIHQTDFQDPFFWSAFVLVGNWL, from the coding sequence ATGATTTTTCCCATCAAAAAAAATCCTTGGCTTTATCTGTGCTTAAGTATTCTGAGCTTTTGTTTAGCGGTAACCATCACTCCTGCAAAAGCATCCATACCGTTACAGACAACTCTCAATGTGTCATTATCCACTCCTCAAACTACCAACGGGTTAGAACAAGGACGAAACCTCTACCATGCAGGACGTTTTGCGGAAGCTGCTACAACATGGCAAACGGCTGCACAGAGATATCATATCCAAGGCGATCGCACTAATGAAGCTCTCAGCTTGAGTTACTTATCATTAGCACAACAGGAACTCAATCAGTGGGACATCGCCAGACAATCTATCGAGCAAAGTGTGAAAATTCTGCAAACGGCTCAACCTTCTGTTGATGCGATTATCTGGGCGCAGATATTAAATACTCAGGCAAATTTACAATTACGTACTGGCAAAGCGGAAAACGCGCTGGAAATTTGGCAACAAGCTCAAAAATATTATGAACAAGCAGGCGACAATGTGGGCAGCTTGGGTAGTCAAATCAATCAAGCACAAGCCTTACAAAGCTTGGGATTTTATCGCCGCTCGAAACAACAATTGGAGATATTAACGCAAAAGCTACAAGAAATGCCAGATTCGGAAGTTAAAGTGAGTGGGTTGCGATCGCTAGGTTTAACGTTGCACGCGATCGGTGATAATAAAAGTCAGCTAATTTTAGAACAAAGTTTAGCCACCGCCAATAAAATCGACGCTAAAACTCATTTAAGTTCTATTCTTGCGAGTCTGGGGAAAGTTGCCTCTGACTTCCAAGATCCAGAAGTGGCATTAAATTACTTTGAAGACGCAGAAAAAGTAGCCACCAATCCAAATGAATCCTTGCAAGCGCGTTTAGCTCGGTTCAAATTATTGATAGATTACGACAAACTAGAATATGCAGTTCCCCTAGCACCTCAATTACAACAACAGTTATCAGAACTACCACCCAGCCATAGCTCACTCTACGCAGCCATTAATTTTGTGGCTACATTGAATCGCTTGGAAAAACCTGACCAAGTTTTACCAATTAAAGATTTGGCACAACTGATGGCATTGACTGTTAAGTCTGCACAACAGATTGAAGATTCTCCAGCCCAAGCTTATGCACTGTATCAGTGGGGGCAACTCTACCGTCGGACAAAGCAGTGGACGGAAGCCAAGGAAGTAGCCCAACAATCCCTCAATATTGCCCGTCAACTCCAAGCTGACGACATCATCGCTCAATCAGCATGGCAAGTAGGACAGTTGTTTAAGCAACAGGGCGATCGCCCAAAAGCGATTACAGCTTATACGGAAGCAGTTAAGTCATTAAAAGCATTGCGGGGAGATATGGTTGCAGTGAACCCGGAGGTTCAATTTTCTTTCCGCGAAAGTGTAGAGCCTGTCTATCGGGAGTTAGTAGGTCTACTTCTAGAAGAACAACCAACCCAGACTGCTTTAATGCAGGCTCGTGAATTGATCGAATCGTTACAAATTGCTGAACTTGATAACTTTTTCCGCGAAGCTTGCTTAGATAAAGCCCAGCAAATTGACAAAGTTGACCCAACCGCGACGGTTATTTATCCGATTATTCTCAGCGATCGCCTAGCGGTGATTCTCTCCCAAGCTGGACAGCCTCTGCGTTACTATGTAACCCGTAAATCTCAAGCTGATATCGAACAAACTCTTGATAATTTGTTAGTAGCCCTCAACCCTGTTTCCAATTCCCAAGACAGGGTGCGATTGTCTCAACAAGTGTATGATTGGCTGATTCGTCCGGCAGAAGCAGAACAAGCATTTAAAAATACTAAAACACTAGTATTTGTTTTAGATGGCAAGTTGCGGAATATACCAATAGCTGCTCTGTTCGATGGACACCAATATCTGATCGAGAAATATGCAGTGGCTCTCTCACCAGGGTTGCAATTAATAGCTGCTCAATCCCTGGAGCAAAACAAAATTAAGGCAATCATCGGTGGTATTAGCGAATCCCGCTCTGGTTTTGCTGCCTTACCTGCCGTGGAATCAGAAGTGAAGCAAATCTCTCAGACAATAGCTTCTTCTATGCTATTGAACCAGAAATTCACCAGTCAAGCCCTAGCAGATCGTATCAAGTCTAGCTATGCCGATGTCGTTCACCTCGCTACCCACGGACAGTTCAGCTCCCGTATCGAAGATACTTTTTTATTGACTTGGGATGGACAAGTAAATGTCAAAGAGTTGTCTGAACTACTCAAGAATCGTAGTGGTGATTCATCAAAAGCGATCGAATTATTGGTACTAAGTGCCTGCGATACTGCAACTGGAGATGATCGCGCCGTTCTGGGACTGGCAGGCTTAGCGGTCAAATCCGGCGCTCGCTCAACTATTGCCACCCTCTGGCCTGTCAAAGATAAAGCTGCTGAAATGCTGATGACGCGCTTCTATGACCAACTACGAAAGCCAAAAATCACCAAAGCCGAAGCATTGAGGCAAGCCCAAATCAACCTGATTCATCAAACTGATTTCCAAGATCCTTTCTTTTGGTCTGCTTTCGTTCTGGTTGGTAACTGGCTTTAA
- a CDS encoding CHASE2 domain-containing protein — protein sequence MWRKFQAFIQRTRTVLIITPSVALTIIVGQSLGIFNLLEWKLRDEWVRLRSCEANTLLVCSHNTIADEIIIVTIDERDIQSVGKWPIPDSSLAELLEKIRSQQPRAIGLDLYRDLPEGKGHEQLVEVFHTTPNLIGVEKITGERVNPPPALKKNDQIGLADLVLDGDRHVRRALLTAVDTQEEGKIKAGLATLVALKYLEAEKITLESVDAKQQKFRLGKQIHLPLQNLSAGYTDSDLGGYQILLNWYGSEAAFRTVTMRHVLAGKIPPELMRDRMVFIGSTAASTNDFFSTPFSSSLMSAQKPTPGVVIHANIAHQLVRGARTGKANLRGVSGLSMAGWIILWSVIGSSGSWLLASARSGRRIPGGKILWTTTSISGAFLGGGYGMFLHGVLIPVTPPLAAFIVSVIATTNAYKQQKLEEANQQLEIANSQLLDYSKTLELKVQERTHELLEAKQAADAANQAKSEFLANMSHELRTPLNGILGFAQVLEVSPNLKEKDLEGVNIIHQCGSHLLLLINDILDLSKIEARKLELVEANVHLLTFLHGVSEICSIRAAQKGIAFKVSVGDRLPTVIEVDEKRLRQVLINLLGNAVKFTDSGEVAFKVELLDTQDQDNQQSSVAKLRFQIEDTGVGMSPEQLEKIFLAFEQVGDYRRQSEGTGLGLAISQRIAELMGSQIQVQSRLGEGSIFWLDLTLPVPIAHDWQTYAPTHQKIIGIQGNAPQILIVDDDDNHRSMLNSLLQEIGCQTLEASDGKQGLQMAHEHHPDLILLDLAMPNMDGFELMVQLQENPQTSSIPIIVSSASVFEENRQRSLQAGATAFLPKPLQIDELFNALRSVLQVEWIYTPSASLSLSPQPEHTTHTELVLPSQDVLQELYHLAMMGDIPAIEGILRELIQHNSQLAPFATELSKLTTNFQTAKIRQFLKSFVITESHP from the coding sequence ATGTGGCGCAAATTCCAAGCTTTCATCCAGCGCACTCGCACTGTCTTGATTATTACGCCTAGTGTTGCCTTAACGATTATTGTCGGACAATCGTTAGGAATTTTCAATTTGCTTGAGTGGAAACTTCGTGATGAATGGGTGCGACTGCGTTCGTGTGAAGCAAATACCCTTCTGGTGTGTTCCCACAATACAATAGCTGACGAAATCATCATTGTCACAATTGATGAGCGGGATATCCAATCAGTTGGTAAATGGCCGATTCCAGATAGCTCACTGGCAGAGTTACTAGAAAAAATCCGATCGCAACAACCCCGTGCCATTGGCTTGGATCTGTATCGGGATTTACCAGAAGGTAAAGGCCATGAACAACTCGTGGAAGTTTTCCATACTACGCCCAATTTGATTGGAGTTGAGAAAATCACTGGTGAGCGTGTCAATCCGCCACCTGCACTGAAAAAAAATGACCAAATAGGATTAGCTGATTTGGTGTTGGATGGCGATCGCCATGTGCGTCGCGCCCTCTTGACTGCGGTCGATACCCAAGAAGAAGGTAAAATCAAAGCCGGACTAGCAACTCTTGTAGCGCTCAAATACCTAGAAGCCGAAAAAATCACCTTAGAATCAGTTGATGCCAAACAGCAGAAGTTTCGCTTGGGTAAGCAAATACACTTACCACTACAAAATTTAAGTGCGGGTTATACGGATTCTGACTTAGGTGGGTATCAAATTTTACTTAACTGGTACGGCTCAGAAGCAGCCTTTCGCACAGTTACCATGCGCCATGTGTTGGCAGGGAAAATTCCTCCAGAACTGATGCGCGATCGCATGGTTTTTATCGGTTCAACTGCTGCCAGTACCAACGATTTCTTTAGTACACCTTTTAGCTCCTCCTTGATGTCTGCTCAAAAACCTACACCAGGTGTTGTGATCCATGCCAATATTGCTCATCAACTGGTACGAGGGGCAAGAACAGGGAAAGCGAATCTACGTGGTGTTTCTGGATTGTCTATGGCGGGCTGGATTATTTTATGGTCTGTGATCGGTTCTAGCGGTAGTTGGTTGTTAGCTAGCGCACGCAGTGGACGAAGGATTCCAGGCGGAAAAATTCTTTGGACAACCACATCCATCAGTGGGGCATTTCTGGGAGGTGGCTATGGAATGTTTCTGCATGGTGTTTTGATTCCGGTCACACCCCCCTTAGCCGCTTTCATCGTTAGTGTGATTGCCACAACTAATGCCTATAAACAGCAGAAGTTAGAAGAAGCAAATCAGCAATTAGAAATTGCCAATAGCCAACTTTTAGATTATTCCAAAACCCTAGAGTTAAAAGTCCAAGAACGGACTCATGAACTACTGGAAGCCAAGCAAGCTGCCGACGCTGCTAACCAAGCTAAAAGTGAGTTTCTGGCAAATATGAGCCACGAACTACGCACACCACTGAATGGCATCCTTGGTTTTGCTCAGGTGCTAGAGGTATCACCGAATCTGAAAGAGAAAGACTTAGAGGGAGTGAACATTATTCACCAATGTGGCTCACATCTTTTGCTACTGATTAATGACATTCTTGACTTGTCAAAAATTGAAGCTCGTAAATTAGAGTTGGTGGAGGCTAATGTACATCTGCTAACTTTCTTACATGGTGTGAGCGAGATTTGTAGTATCCGAGCAGCGCAAAAGGGGATTGCATTTAAAGTCTCCGTGGGCGATCGCCTACCAACAGTCATAGAGGTGGATGAAAAACGCCTAAGGCAAGTGTTGATCAATTTACTAGGTAATGCTGTCAAATTTACGGATAGCGGCGAGGTGGCTTTTAAAGTAGAGTTACTAGACACTCAAGATCAGGATAATCAACAATCCTCTGTTGCCAAACTTCGTTTCCAGATTGAAGATACAGGCGTGGGTATGTCCCCAGAGCAGCTAGAGAAAATCTTCTTGGCTTTTGAGCAAGTAGGTGATTACAGACGGCAATCTGAAGGTACTGGTTTAGGATTAGCCATCAGTCAAAGAATTGCCGAATTAATGGGTAGCCAAATTCAGGTACAGAGTCGCCTGGGTGAAGGAAGTATCTTCTGGTTGGATTTGACACTTCCAGTGCCAATTGCCCATGATTGGCAGACCTACGCCCCAACGCACCAGAAAATCATTGGTATTCAGGGTAACGCGCCGCAAATTTTGATTGTCGATGATGATGACAACCACCGTTCTATGTTGAACAGTCTGCTACAAGAAATTGGCTGTCAAACCCTAGAAGCAAGCGACGGCAAACAAGGACTACAGATGGCACATGAACATCATCCGGATTTGATTCTGCTTGATTTAGCTATGCCTAATATGGATGGCTTTGAGCTAATGGTTCAGCTACAAGAGAATCCACAAACTAGTTCTATCCCCATCATTGTCTCTAGTGCCAGCGTATTCGAGGAAAATCGCCAACGGAGTTTGCAGGCTGGAGCAACAGCGTTTTTGCCGAAACCTTTACAAATTGATGAACTATTCAATGCGCTGCGATCGGTACTCCAAGTCGAGTGGATTTATACCCCATCTGCATCTTTGTCTTTATCTCCTCAACCAGAACATACAACTCATACTGAATTGGTTTTGCCATCACAGGATGTTTTGCAAGAACTCTATCATCTGGCCATGATGGGGGATATACCAGCGATTGAGGGAATTCTTAGAGAGCTAATTCAGCATAATAGTCAGCTAGCTCCCTTCGCCACTGAGTTGAGTAAACTCACTACCAACTTCCAAACCGCAAAAATTCGCCAGTTCCTGAAATCATTCGTTATAACGGAGTCGCATCCATGA